A portion of the Bactrocera neohumeralis isolate Rockhampton chromosome 2, APGP_CSIRO_Bneo_wtdbg2-racon-allhic-juicebox.fasta_v2, whole genome shotgun sequence genome contains these proteins:
- the LOC126765183 gene encoding general odorant-binding protein 84a-like — translation MINHRQLSLAISLLLLGFLSGTRAHPETDATDNKLDKQQSMETTTSAEGAANETGFDFQEVVRTCNASYTIPLEYIQQFNETAELPNITDKTGMCFLKCYMEKSGLLRNWQLNPTLIRQTMWPATGDSLPVCQNEGSRETCPCKRTYAIAKCLTLRALVDARNKPLV, via the exons ATGATCAATCATCGACAGCTCAGTCTTGCAATCTCACTGCTCCTGCTTGGCTTTCTATCTGGAACTAGGGCACATCCTGAAACAGATGCAACGGATAACAAATTGGATAAGCAACAGTCCATGGAGACGACCACATCGGCTGAAGGTGCTGCGAACGAGACGGGCTTCGACTTTCAGGAAGTAGTGCGCACTTGTAATGCCAGTTACACAATACCGTTAG AATACATACAGCAATTCAATGAAACCGCAGAACTGCCGAACATAACGGACAAAACGGGCATG TGCTTCCTGAAATGCTACATGGAGAAGTCGGGCCTTTTGCGAAATTGGCAGCTGAATCCAACACTGATCCGGCAAACTATGTGGCCAGCCACTGGCGACTCTTTACCCGTCTGCCAGAATGAAGGCT CTCGTGAGACTTGTCCTTGCAAACGCACCTATGCCATCGCTAAGTGCCTGACGTTACGCGCTCTCGTGGATGCCCGCAATAAGCCGTTGGTTTGA